The following are encoded together in the Thalassomonas haliotis genome:
- the rpsM gene encoding 30S ribosomal protein S13 yields the protein MARIAGINIPDRKHAVIAITAIYGIGATRAKAICAATGIAESTKISELDEAKIDLLRAEVDKYTVEGDLRREVSMNIKRLMDLGCFRGIRHRRSLPLRGQRTKTNARTRKGPRKPIKK from the coding sequence GTGGCCCGTATCGCTGGCATTAACATCCCTGATCGTAAGCATGCAGTAATCGCCATTACTGCGATCTACGGTATCGGTGCAACACGTGCGAAAGCAATCTGTGCAGCAACTGGTATTGCAGAGTCAACTAAGATCAGTGAATTGGACGAAGCAAAAATTGACTTGCTTCGTGCTGAAGTGGATAAATACACCGTTGAAGGTGATTTACGCCGTGAAGTATCAATGAACATCAAGCGTCTTATGGACCTTGGCTGTTTTCGTGGCATTCGCCATCGTCGCAGTCTTCCTCTACGTGGGCAACGCACTAAAACTAATGCGCGCACTCGTAAAGGTCCTCGTAAGCCAATTAAAAAGTAA
- a CDS encoding DNA-directed RNA polymerase subunit alpha, with amino-acid sequence MQGSVTEFLRPRLVDVETVSATRAKVTLEPLERGFGHTLGNALRRILLSSMPGCAVTEVEIDGVLHEYSSKEGVQEDIIEILLNLKGLAIGLEGKNEATLTLTKSGEGPVTAADIQHDGDVTIANPNHVICHLTGDGSVSMRIKVEMGRGYVPASTRRNAEEEDRAIGRLLVDASYSPVERIAYDVESARVEQRTDLDKLVIDMETNGILDPEEAIRRASTILAEQLDAFVELRDVTEVEQKEEKPLFDPILLRPVDDLELTVRSANCLKAEAIQYIGDLVQRAEVELLKTPNLGKKSLTEIKDVLASRGLSLGMRLENWPPESIADND; translated from the coding sequence ATGCAGGGTTCTGTAACCGAATTCCTTAGACCGCGCCTGGTAGATGTTGAAACCGTTAGTGCGACTCGCGCTAAGGTCACATTAGAGCCATTAGAACGTGGTTTTGGTCACACTTTAGGTAATGCGTTGCGCCGCATTCTTTTATCTTCAATGCCGGGTTGTGCTGTAACTGAAGTTGAAATCGACGGTGTATTACACGAATACAGTAGTAAAGAAGGTGTTCAAGAAGACATCATCGAAATACTGTTAAACCTTAAAGGACTTGCTATAGGACTAGAAGGCAAAAACGAAGCCACTCTTACCTTAACTAAGTCTGGTGAAGGCCCTGTAACGGCTGCTGATATCCAGCATGACGGTGATGTGACTATTGCTAACCCTAACCATGTGATCTGTCATTTGACAGGTGACGGTTCTGTTAGCATGCGCATCAAGGTAGAAATGGGACGTGGTTACGTTCCTGCCTCTACCCGTCGTAATGCCGAGGAAGAAGATCGAGCAATCGGACGTTTGCTGGTTGATGCTTCATACAGTCCTGTTGAAAGAATTGCCTATGATGTTGAGTCTGCACGTGTTGAACAACGTACAGATTTAGACAAACTGGTCATCGACATGGAAACTAATGGCATATTAGATCCGGAAGAAGCGATCCGTCGCGCCTCAACCATCCTGGCTGAACAGCTGGATGCCTTCGTTGAGTTACGTGATGTGACCGAAGTTGAGCAAAAAGAGGAAAAACCTCTGTTTGACCCAATTTTACTTCGTCCTGTTGATGATTTGGAACTTACTGTTCGTTCAGCAAACTGTCTGAAAGCAGAAGCAATTCAATATATCGGTGATTTAGTACAGCGTGCTGAGGTAGAACTTCTGAAAACACCTAACTTAGGTAAGAAGTCTCTAACCGAAATCAAGGACGTATTAGCGTCTCGTGGTCTTTCTCTGGGCATGCGCCTGGAAAACTGGCCACCTGAAAGCATCGCTGATAACGACTAA
- the rpsK gene encoding 30S ribosomal protein S11: protein MAKTPVRTRKRVKKQVVDGMAHIHASFNNTIVTITDRQGNALSWATAGGSGFRGSRKSTPFAAQVAADRAGKVAQEFGLKNIEVFVKGPGPGRESAIRALNAAGYKITNITDVTPIPHNGCRPPKKRRV, encoded by the coding sequence ATGGCAAAAACACCAGTTCGTACGCGTAAGCGCGTCAAAAAGCAAGTTGTTGATGGTATGGCTCATATCCATGCTTCTTTTAACAACACGATCGTAACCATTACTGACCGTCAAGGTAATGCACTTTCTTGGGCTACTGCCGGTGGTTCTGGCTTCCGTGGTTCACGTAAGTCTACCCCGTTTGCTGCCCAGGTTGCTGCAGACCGTGCAGGTAAAGTTGCACAAGAATTCGGTTTGAAGAATATTGAAGTTTTCGTTAAGGGTCCGGGGCCAGGTCGTGAATCTGCCATCCGTGCTTTAAATGCTGCTGGTTACAAGATAACCAACATCACTGACGTGACACCTATTCCTCATAATGGTTGTCGTCCGCCTAAAAAGCGTCGCGTTTAA
- the astA gene encoding arginine N-succinyltransferase: MIIIRPIQNSDYESLHRIAVESGHGFTSLPVNEELLRKRIARAEASFTKEATQPGDEGYLFVMEDTETGTVVGTSGIEAAVGLDDAFYHYHLGKVVHSSRELGIYNTVETLALCNDYTGASEICTLFLSEGHRKNNNGRFLSRFRFLFIAEHSERFSETVIAEMRGVSDEHGRSPFWDWLEEHFFSLDFPTADYLTGIGKKEFIAELMPKYPIYVNLLSNEAQKVINKVHTKTVPALRLLEAEGFARRGYVDIFDGGPTVEATRESIKTVRDSNKCQVIIGEASDTENYIICNTKVEQFRGVQVSASLRATANQVVISQEAADALQVGEGDWVRLIAN; encoded by the coding sequence ATGATTATTATACGCCCTATTCAAAACAGCGATTATGAGTCACTGCACCGTATAGCTGTCGAATCAGGACACGGTTTTACATCACTGCCGGTTAATGAAGAGTTATTGAGAAAACGCATCGCGCGTGCCGAAGCATCTTTTACCAAAGAAGCAACTCAACCGGGAGATGAAGGATACCTTTTTGTGATGGAAGATACCGAAACCGGTACGGTTGTCGGCACCAGCGGCATCGAAGCGGCGGTTGGCCTGGATGACGCTTTCTATCACTATCACCTGGGCAAGGTGGTACACAGCTCGCGCGAATTAGGTATTTACAACACGGTGGAAACGCTGGCCCTGTGTAACGATTACACAGGTGCTTCCGAAATCTGTACCTTATTTTTAAGCGAAGGTCACAGAAAAAACAATAACGGCCGCTTTCTTTCTCGGTTCCGTTTCCTGTTTATTGCCGAGCATAGCGAACGTTTCTCCGAGACAGTGATCGCCGAAATGCGCGGCGTCTCAGACGAGCATGGCCGCTCGCCTTTCTGGGACTGGCTCGAAGAGCACTTCTTCTCGCTTGACTTTCCAACGGCAGATTACCTGACCGGCATAGGCAAAAAAGAGTTTATCGCCGAACTTATGCCTAAATACCCGATTTATGTCAACCTGCTCAGCAACGAAGCGCAAAAGGTGATCAACAAGGTACATACCAAAACCGTACCTGCCCTGCGCCTGCTGGAAGCGGAAGGTTTTGCCCGCCGCGGTTATGTCGATATTTTCGACGGCGGCCCTACGGTAGAAGCCACACGGGAATCGATCAAAACCGTGCGCGACAGCAACAAATGCCAGGTGATTATCGGCGAGGCCAGCGACACGGAAAATTATATTATCTGTAATACTAAGGTTGAACAATTTAGAGGGGTACAAGTGAGTGCCTCGTTAAGAGCCACCGCCAACCAGGTGGTGATCAGCCAGGAAGCAGCAGATGCATTACAGGTAGGCGAAGGCGACTGGGTGCGCCTGATAGCTAACTAA
- a CDS encoding DUF1338 domain-containing protein produces the protein MTSKITALFDNIWKNYLDVTPSAKQVHQLLGSGNDVINDHVAYRTFNLEKVNLDKLAAHLLALGYKECGEYHFEAKKLYAKHFEHSDSTLPKVFISELLVEQLSEQAQAIIHKLVDGLDDDIATREDFLYSGAAWQVSSTEYQSLLSESEYAAWLAAWGYRANHFTVSINHLENFNSIEAVNEAVKQGGFKLNTSGGEIKGDEAVKLEQSSTLADKAEVTFSDKTMAIPSCFYEFAKRYPLTDGQLYSGFVAASADKIFESTNAA, from the coding sequence ATGACCTCTAAAATCACTGCCTTGTTCGATAACATCTGGAAAAATTACCTGGATGTCACCCCTTCTGCCAAGCAGGTACACCAACTGCTGGGTTCAGGTAACGATGTGATCAATGATCACGTGGCCTACCGCACCTTTAACCTGGAAAAAGTTAACCTGGACAAGCTGGCAGCCCACCTGCTGGCCCTGGGATATAAAGAGTGCGGCGAATACCACTTCGAAGCCAAAAAACTGTACGCCAAGCACTTCGAGCACAGCGACAGCACTTTACCAAAAGTGTTCATCAGCGAATTACTGGTAGAGCAGTTATCCGAGCAGGCACAAGCCATTATCCATAAACTGGTTGACGGCCTGGATGACGATATCGCAACGCGCGAAGACTTTCTGTATAGCGGTGCTGCCTGGCAGGTAAGTTCAACTGAATATCAGAGCCTGCTGAGCGAAAGCGAATACGCTGCCTGGCTTGCGGCCTGGGGCTATCGCGCCAATCACTTCACCGTCAGCATTAATCACCTGGAAAACTTCAATTCCATTGAAGCAGTAAATGAAGCCGTGAAACAGGGCGGATTCAAGCTTAATACTTCCGGTGGCGAAATCAAGGGCGATGAAGCAGTAAAACTTGAACAAAGTTCAACTCTGGCCGATAAAGCCGAAGTAACCTTCAGTGACAAGACTATGGCCATCCCAAGCTGTTTTTACGAGTTCGCCAAGCGTTACCCGTTAACCGACGGCCAGTTATACTCAGGTTTTGTCGCCGCTTCAGCCGACAAAATTTTTGAAAGCACCAACGCCGCCTAA
- a CDS encoding OsmC family protein: MKARVKWVSDELFLGTSESGHSLVLDANNGELAPSPMENVLISLGGCSSVDVVSILKKSRQQIADCYVDITGTRVDSVPRLFSDIHLHFVVTGKDISEKQVDRAVSLSADKYCSVALMLNKAVNISHDFEIINQD, translated from the coding sequence ATGAAGGCAAGGGTAAAATGGGTTTCCGACGAGCTGTTTTTAGGAACTTCCGAGAGCGGTCACAGCCTAGTATTAGACGCCAATAACGGCGAACTGGCGCCGAGCCCGATGGAAAATGTCCTGATCTCCCTGGGGGGATGCTCATCGGTGGATGTAGTCAGTATTTTAAAGAAATCCCGCCAACAGATTGCCGACTGTTATGTCGATATCACAGGAACACGCGTAGACAGCGTTCCAAGGCTGTTTTCAGACATACATTTACATTTTGTGGTCACGGGTAAGGATATCAGTGAAAAGCAGGTAGACAGGGCTGTAAGCCTCTCTGCTGACAAGTACTGCTCTGTCGCCCTGATGTTAAATAAAGCGGTTAACATTAGCCACGATTTTGAAATCATCAATCAGGACTAG
- a CDS encoding DUF3802 family protein: MVTNTQGYMHIIEYLTEHLSIFESPEEELVANPTPRKASHSSIMSMIEEELSEQIIMVCSQNTELTFNQRNMIIREVDEIVNDLEEILSGIINNQVTEDQLTFIVEFAGLIKNLFDTEINSPEFQRIE; this comes from the coding sequence ATGGTTACCAATACCCAAGGATATATGCACATTATTGAGTACTTAACTGAACACCTGAGCATATTTGAAAGCCCGGAGGAAGAGTTGGTCGCCAACCCAACCCCGAGAAAAGCCAGTCACAGTTCAATTATGTCAATGATAGAAGAGGAGCTGAGCGAGCAAATCATCATGGTGTGCAGCCAAAATACCGAATTAACCTTCAATCAGCGTAATATGATCATCCGGGAAGTGGACGAAATCGTCAATGATTTGGAAGAGATCCTCTCCGGCATTATTAATAACCAGGTCACCGAAGATCAGCTTACCTTTATTGTCGAATTTGCCGGTTTGATCAAAAACTTATTTGATACTGAAATAAACTCTCCTGAATTTCAACGTATTGAGTAA
- a CDS encoding HDOD domain-containing protein produces MLIFENNKTLAKLYQRALSLYISKEFANKAFGQVNQTPKQHSEQTFSRRELLAVEEQAKQEKIIAEHGEKYFRDQVMSAFFSKLTTEVMAEFDQKESFYRHFLNLEDAAPTILEILSLPSASVNRITPLIKLLPWLASDLINLVNKPQYRKRADVKVSDPNLAISYVGLDNLKLIVPTFILKHTLPITTDPYPLMKRKLWNDSLSVALAAKVLAEHKKLDWYSAFAAAILSNIGYLTVITCFLSKYNEMHNAALRQAYESRDKRLHDLLVQAEISPELLLKMMTEHSSKVGADLIELMRFDRLEVTEPVFDLAYGSDLQKMSPVAQVVAKARTYVAYRSLAREDLIDKKEAKALLTAVDFSPKEIALLKKSDIDHIKLNFN; encoded by the coding sequence ATGTTGATTTTTGAAAATAACAAGACCCTGGCTAAGCTTTATCAACGGGCACTGAGCTTATATATCAGTAAAGAGTTTGCCAACAAAGCCTTCGGCCAGGTAAACCAGACCCCGAAACAACATAGCGAACAAACCTTCAGCCGCCGGGAATTATTAGCCGTTGAAGAGCAGGCCAAACAGGAAAAAATCATCGCCGAACACGGCGAAAAATATTTTCGCGACCAGGTGATGTCGGCTTTTTTCAGTAAGCTGACCACAGAAGTGATGGCGGAATTTGATCAAAAAGAGAGCTTTTACCGGCATTTTCTCAACCTTGAAGACGCCGCCCCGACCATTTTGGAGATCCTGTCACTGCCCTCGGCCTCAGTAAACCGTATTACCCCGCTGATCAAATTACTGCCCTGGCTGGCAAGTGATTTAATTAACCTGGTAAACAAACCCCAATACCGCAAAAGAGCCGATGTCAAAGTCAGCGATCCCAACCTGGCCATTAGTTATGTCGGCCTGGACAACCTCAAGCTGATAGTACCCACTTTTATTCTCAAACATACCCTGCCGATCACCACAGATCCCTACCCGTTAATGAAAAGAAAGCTTTGGAATGACAGCCTGTCGGTGGCCCTGGCCGCCAAAGTACTGGCAGAGCATAAAAAACTGGACTGGTACAGTGCTTTTGCCGCCGCTATCCTCTCTAATATCGGCTATCTCACGGTGATCACCTGTTTTTTAAGCAAGTACAATGAAATGCATAATGCGGCATTACGCCAGGCATACGAGAGCCGGGACAAACGCCTGCATGACTTACTGGTTCAGGCTGAAATATCACCGGAATTACTGCTCAAAATGATGACAGAGCACAGCAGCAAGGTCGGTGCCGATCTGATCGAACTGATGCGTTTTGACCGCCTGGAAGTCACAGAGCCGGTTTTTGATCTCGCCTATGGCAGCGATCTACAGAAAATGTCGCCGGTGGCGCAGGTTGTAGCCAAGGCGCGCACCTATGTTGCCTACCGCTCCCTGGCCAGGGAAGATCTGATTGATAAAAAGGAAGCCAAGGCCTTATTAACCGCGGTAGATTTTAGCCCGAAAGAGATTGCCCTGCTGAAAAAAAGCGATATCGATCACATCAAATTAAATTTCAATTAA
- the rplQ gene encoding 50S ribosomal protein L17, with product MRHRKSGRQLNRNSSHRQAMFRNMASSLVKHGVIKTTVAKAKELRRVVEPLITLAKTDSVANRRLAFARTRDQEVVGILFNELGERYQERPGGYTRILKCGFRTGDKAPMAYVELVDRPVVEEAAEVTEEANTEA from the coding sequence ATGCGCCATCGTAAAAGCGGTCGCCAGTTAAACCGTAATAGCAGTCATCGCCAGGCGATGTTCCGCAATATGGCAAGCTCTTTAGTTAAGCACGGCGTTATCAAAACGACTGTAGCTAAGGCTAAAGAACTACGTCGCGTCGTTGAGCCACTGATCACATTGGCTAAAACTGACAGTGTAGCAAACCGCCGTTTGGCTTTTGCCCGCACACGCGACCAAGAAGTAGTTGGTATTTTATTTAATGAACTTGGTGAGCGTTACCAAGAACGTCCAGGCGGATACACTCGCATTTTAAAATGTGGTTTCCGTACTGGTGATAAAGCACCTATGGCATACGTAGAGTTAGTAGATCGTCCAGTTGTTGAAGAAGCAGCTGAAGTGACTGAAGAAGCTAACACTGAAGCTTAA
- a CDS encoding aspartate aminotransferase family protein, which produces MSNHFPVDRALFDDVMVPNYAPSSVIPVRGQGSRVWDQQDREFIDFAGGIAVNCLGHCHPALVSALKEQGEKIWHLSNVMTNEPALRLAKKLVDRTFAEKVYFANSGAESNEAALKLARRWALDVHGADKTQIIAFKQGFHGRTFFTVTVGGQAAYSDGFGPKPGDVVHAEYNNLESVKALISDKTCAIVMEPLQGEGGIVSPTKEFVEGVRELCDQHNALLVFDEVQTGVGRTGELYAYMGLGVTPDIMTTAKALGGGFPIGAMLTTTEIAKHLKIGTHGSTYGGNPLACAVGEAAFDVVSDPEVLAGVNKKAQLYVDGLNAINEKYKVFSEIRGKGLLIGAVLTEAYQGKAKDFLNAAMAEGVMTLVAGANIVRFAPSLVIPDEDITEGLARFEKAVAKLAQA; this is translated from the coding sequence ATGTCGAATCATTTCCCTGTCGACCGCGCATTATTTGATGATGTAATGGTACCTAACTATGCACCTTCTTCGGTTATTCCTGTTCGTGGTCAAGGCTCTCGTGTTTGGGATCAGCAAGACCGTGAATTTATTGATTTTGCCGGCGGTATCGCGGTAAATTGTTTAGGTCATTGCCACCCTGCACTGGTAAGTGCCCTGAAAGAACAAGGCGAAAAAATCTGGCATCTGTCTAATGTCATGACCAACGAGCCGGCATTACGCCTGGCGAAAAAACTGGTTGACCGTACTTTCGCTGAAAAAGTTTATTTTGCCAACTCAGGCGCCGAATCTAACGAAGCCGCTTTAAAACTGGCGCGTCGTTGGGCGCTCGATGTTCACGGCGCAGACAAGACACAAATCATCGCCTTTAAACAAGGTTTCCACGGCCGTACTTTCTTCACGGTAACCGTAGGCGGACAAGCCGCTTATTCCGACGGTTTTGGTCCTAAGCCGGGCGATGTTGTACACGCCGAATACAACAACCTGGAAAGTGTTAAAGCGCTGATCTCCGACAAAACCTGTGCCATCGTAATGGAACCACTACAGGGCGAAGGCGGCATAGTGTCTCCGACCAAAGAATTCGTTGAAGGCGTACGTGAGTTATGTGATCAGCACAATGCCCTGTTAGTATTTGATGAAGTACAAACAGGTGTTGGCCGTACCGGTGAGCTTTACGCTTACATGGGCTTAGGTGTAACGCCTGATATCATGACCACAGCTAAAGCCTTAGGCGGCGGTTTCCCTATCGGCGCTATGCTGACCACTACAGAAATTGCCAAGCACTTAAAAATCGGGACCCATGGCAGCACCTACGGCGGTAACCCGCTGGCTTGTGCCGTTGGCGAAGCCGCTTTTGACGTGGTGAGCGATCCTGAAGTCTTAGCCGGTGTTAACAAAAAAGCCCAGCTGTACGTTGACGGTTTAAATGCCATCAACGAGAAATACAAAGTATTCTCTGAAATTCGCGGTAAAGGTTTATTAATCGGTGCGGTATTAACCGAAGCCTACCAGGGTAAAGCCAAAGACTTCTTAAATGCCGCCATGGCAGAAGGTGTGATGACCCTGGTTGCCGGCGCCAATATCGTGCGTTTTGCTCCTTCTCTGGTTATTCCTGACGAAGATATCACCGAAGGCCTGGCGCGTTTTGAAAAAGCCGTTGCTAAATTAGCCCAAGCCTAA
- the rpmJ gene encoding 50S ribosomal protein L36 — translation MKVRASVKKICRNCKVVKRAGVVRVICKSDPKHKQRQG, via the coding sequence ATGAAAGTTCGTGCATCCGTAAAAAAGATTTGCCGTAACTGTAAAGTTGTGAAACGTGCTGGTGTTGTTCGTGTTATTTGCAAGAGCGACCCTAAGCATAAGCAACGTCAAGGTTAA
- the astD gene encoding succinylglutamate-semialdehyde dehydrogenase: MSNPVQFINGEWQAGLGHEISSLNPARNQVIWQGNTATAEQVDNAIKTARTAFESWADLALEKRIEVVTKFSEQLTENKETLAVTIAEETGKPLWETRTEVGAMIGKVAISLKAFEERTGTVENPMPGAKAFIRHKPHGVVAVFGPYNFPGHLPNGHIVPALIAGNTIVFKPSELTPKVAEETLKLWQAAGLPAGVINMVQGEVETGKALAGHPGIDGLFFTGSSTTGHLLHEQFGGQPGKILALEMGGNNPLVVKDVTDIDAVVHDIVQSAFITTGQRCTCARRLFIENGEQGDAIIAKLIAVTKNIKIGYFDDEDQPFIGSMISEKAALGLVAAQQALLDMGGKSLLTMQHKEAGTGFVTPGIVDVTAIDAMPDEEHFGPLLKIYRYSDFDAAINEANNTGFGLSAGLLSDSEDLYNHFFRRIRAGIVNWNKPITGASSAAPFGGIGASGNHRASAYYAADYCAYPVASVEAEKVALPASLSPGLSI; this comes from the coding sequence ATGTCTAATCCTGTTCAATTTATTAATGGTGAATGGCAAGCGGGCCTGGGTCACGAAATCAGTTCGTTAAACCCGGCGCGCAATCAAGTGATCTGGCAAGGTAACACAGCCACTGCCGAGCAAGTTGATAACGCCATCAAGACCGCCCGCACGGCTTTTGAAAGCTGGGCCGACCTTGCGCTGGAAAAGCGCATTGAAGTGGTCACTAAATTTTCCGAGCAACTGACGGAAAATAAAGAAACCTTAGCGGTAACCATCGCCGAAGAAACCGGCAAGCCGTTATGGGAAACCCGCACCGAAGTCGGTGCTATGATAGGCAAAGTAGCCATCTCCCTTAAGGCCTTTGAAGAGCGTACCGGTACGGTAGAAAACCCTATGCCCGGCGCCAAAGCCTTTATCCGCCACAAGCCTCACGGCGTAGTAGCGGTATTTGGCCCGTACAACTTCCCGGGGCATTTACCTAACGGCCATATCGTGCCTGCGTTAATTGCCGGTAATACCATTGTCTTCAAACCGAGCGAGCTGACCCCTAAAGTGGCGGAAGAAACCTTAAAACTATGGCAGGCCGCAGGTTTACCCGCCGGCGTCATCAACATGGTGCAAGGTGAAGTTGAGACGGGTAAAGCCCTTGCCGGTCACCCGGGTATTGACGGTTTATTCTTTACCGGCAGCTCCACCACGGGCCACCTGCTGCATGAACAGTTCGGCGGTCAGCCGGGTAAAATCCTGGCACTGGAAATGGGCGGCAACAACCCGCTAGTGGTTAAAGATGTCACAGATATCGATGCCGTAGTTCACGATATTGTTCAGTCGGCCTTTATCACCACAGGACAACGTTGTACCTGTGCCCGTCGTTTATTTATTGAAAACGGCGAACAGGGCGATGCCATCATAGCTAAGCTGATAGCTGTCACCAAAAACATCAAGATCGGTTACTTCGACGACGAAGACCAGCCGTTTATCGGTTCTATGATCTCTGAAAAAGCCGCGTTAGGTTTAGTAGCAGCACAGCAAGCTCTGCTTGATATGGGTGGTAAGTCTTTACTGACCATGCAGCACAAAGAAGCCGGTACCGGTTTTGTAACTCCCGGCATTGTTGATGTCACCGCTATCGACGCTATGCCGGATGAAGAGCATTTTGGTCCGTTACTGAAAATCTACCGCTACAGCGACTTCGATGCTGCCATCAATGAAGCCAACAATACAGGTTTTGGTTTATCTGCCGGCCTGTTAAGCGACAGCGAAGACTTGTACAACCACTTCTTCCGCCGTATCCGCGCCGGTATCGTTAACTGGAATAAGCCGATCACCGGCGCCAGCAGCGCCGCACCATTTGGCGGTATCGGTGCCAGTGGTAACCACAGAGCCAGCGCTTACTATGCCGCCGACTACTGTGCCTACCCGGTAGCTTCAGTAGAAGCAGAAAAAGTGGCCTTACCGGCCAGCCTGAGCCCGGGATTATCTATTTAA
- the rpsD gene encoding 30S ribosomal protein S4 yields MARYLGPKLKLSRREGTDLFLKSGVRAIDTKCKIETIPGQHGARRGRLSDYGIQLREKQKVRRLYGVLEKQFRNYYKEAARLKGNTGENLLQLLEKRLDNVVYRMGFASTRAEARQLVSHKAIVVNGVVVNIPSFTVKAEDVVSVREKSKTQARIVAALELADQREKPVWVEVDNKKMEGVFKRVPDRSDLSAEINEQLIVELYSK; encoded by the coding sequence ATGGCTAGATATTTAGGTCCTAAGCTTAAGCTTAGCCGCCGCGAAGGAACTGATTTGTTCCTGAAAAGCGGTGTTAGAGCAATTGACACTAAATGTAAAATCGAAACGATTCCTGGTCAGCACGGCGCCCGTCGCGGTCGTTTGTCTGATTACGGTATTCAACTTCGTGAAAAACAAAAAGTTCGTCGTTTATACGGCGTCCTTGAGAAACAATTCCGTAACTACTACAAAGAAGCGGCTCGTCTGAAAGGCAACACAGGTGAAAACTTGTTACAACTTTTAGAGAAGCGTTTAGATAACGTAGTTTACCGTATGGGTTTTGCAAGCACACGTGCTGAAGCCCGTCAACTCGTTAGCCACAAAGCTATCGTAGTAAACGGAGTTGTTGTGAATATTCCATCTTTCACTGTTAAAGCTGAAGATGTGGTTTCTGTTCGTGAAAAGTCTAAAACTCAAGCCCGTATCGTTGCGGCTTTAGAGTTGGCTGACCAACGCGAAAAACCAGTCTGGGTTGAAGTAGATAATAAGAAAATGGAAGGCGTGTTCAAACGTGTTCCTGATCGTTCAGATTTATCTGCTGAAATTAATGAACAGTTGATTGTTGAACTTTACTCTAAGTAA
- a CDS encoding phosphoribulokinase — MSSRNPIIAVTGSSGAGTSTTTESFEHIFRSLGIRSAQVEGDSFHRYSRQEMDVEKRKAREEGRNISYFGDLANDFDALERLFKDYSETGKGKMRRYLHTFDEAVPYNQMPGTFTPWEDLGEGTDLLFYEGLHGGVVTENNDVAQHVDLLIGMVPIVNLEWIQKIIRDTSQRGHSRESVTASIVRSMEDYISFITPQFSRTHINFQRVPTVDTSNPFSAKAIPSSDESFVVIRFREVTDIDFPYYLSMIDGSFMSRVNTLVVPGGKMGLAMELILTPFIRDLIKKKEEANKQLDWMSDL, encoded by the coding sequence ATGTCTTCTCGAAACCCGATTATCGCCGTGACGGGCTCCTCAGGTGCAGGAACATCCACCACCACAGAATCATTCGAACATATCTTTCGTTCTTTGGGGATACGCTCAGCCCAGGTGGAAGGGGACAGCTTTCACCGTTATTCCCGTCAGGAGATGGATGTGGAAAAGCGCAAGGCACGGGAGGAGGGCAGAAACATCAGTTATTTCGGCGATCTGGCCAATGACTTTGATGCCCTGGAACGGCTTTTTAAAGATTATTCAGAAACCGGTAAGGGCAAGATGCGCCGCTACCTGCATACTTTTGACGAAGCTGTGCCCTATAACCAGATGCCGGGCACTTTTACCCCCTGGGAAGACTTGGGGGAGGGCACTGATTTGCTCTTCTATGAAGGCCTGCACGGCGGCGTAGTGACGGAAAATAACGATGTTGCCCAACATGTTGACTTGCTTATCGGCATGGTGCCTATCGTCAACCTGGAATGGATCCAGAAGATTATCCGCGATACCAGCCAGCGGGGCCATAGCCGCGAGTCGGTAACCGCCAGTATCGTGCGCAGTATGGAAGATTACATTTCCTTTATTACCCCGCAATTTTCCCGCACCCATATCAACTTTCAACGGGTGCCGACTGTGGATACCTCTAACCCTTTTAGCGCCAAAGCCATTCCTTCGTCCGATGAGAGTTTTGTGGTGATCCGTTTTCGTGAAGTGACCGATATCGATTTTCCCTATTACCTGAGTATGATCGACGGTTCATTTATGTCCCGGGTCAATACCCTGGTGGTGCCCGGCGGCAAAATGGGCCTGGCCATGGAACTGATCTTAACCCCCTTTATCCGGGACCTGATCAAGAAAAAAGAAGAAGCCAATAAACAGCTGGACTGGATGAGTGATCTTTAA